ccttatagtcccaagtTATCTTCCTCACACCAGTGAAACGATGATTTCTTTAACTTTCATATGAAAAGGCATGTCGGTATTGTCCACGTGTGCAAACGTCTAAATACTGAAAAAAGGACTATATTCCCATGCGTGTTATGTTTGATATAATACAGTGTGCTTTGCCACCAGGCCGACGTAGGCAAGGGCATGTGCCGTTTCATATAAGATGCGTATGTTGTCGTTTCCTCGTTATTGCATGAAGGCGACATGACTGTGTCTTTGCAGTTTTTCAGGTGATGTGTAGTCAATTGTACTGACAACTATGGTAGGCAGCGTTTGCCCCCACTCAACTCTTTTTTTAAAGATATCCATTGTACCTTGATGACATTGTAGACCCTGTAGTTGTTTCATTGTTTTTCTTTTTAAAGTTTTAAATAGTTATATGACTCCTGTATAGTGATGATTTTTGTAACCTTCTCTAGTAAAACCGATATTTTATCGTGAAAGAGCTGCTTTCTGTCGCTTTCTTACAAGTTTGGACTtcctgttaaacacacacacaatgggatGAATGACATATATGCTTTGAACAGTTCAGTTGCCAAACGTTGTAgaatgttgcagatagaaatgccatTTATATAGCTGATGTGATTCCTTATTCTATGTATCAGAGAGGCGTGTTTGTTCTACATAGCCTATTTCTATCTGAACATTCCAAAATGTTGTGCCCCAGCGCTCACCCTCAACCACAGTGATGGGACAACCTTGGGGTGTTGCCTTTGTAGAGTTTTGTGAGATGCTGAGTCCACCTGGTGGAAAAATGTAGCATTGTTCCATTCCTAAAATGGTAGTCCAAAGCTATTGATTAAGACCAAGGAaaggtgaagtttcccctaggtacagatctaggatccaCTCCCCCTCCCCAAATCATAAACataaccattagtgggggaaatACATACCTGACCCTAGATCTGCATCTAGGGGCAACTTTCCACTACACCCCAAGAAGGGGGTCCGCACAAATTAGGATAGCAGTGTATTTGGCCTACAGTTGACCGACAGTAGTGGTCAGTGGAAGAACAAACGCACTCCACAGATGGAGCACATTACTTCAACATAGGTTAAAAAATGGCCTACTTTTtatttcaacacacacacacaaacatacattttAAGTGTTTCAGGGTGGTTCATGTTTTAATGCAAGACACTGGAACAGGACAATTTTTGTTCTTGAGCAGATGTGGTCAGGGGGCCAGAAAATTATttttagactgcaaattgaccacaaagtCCAAAGATCGAATATTGGACGAAAACAtacatttcaaaccttgcttacatttgtataggaTTACATGCATCTTTCTATaatgtgtgggaatactttggaagaCTTACAACataaaaatcacttggagctgatttgccagtgtttttacagtcttacatgcaacaataaaataataacTATACATATATTATACACCGTATCGGTCAAAAGTTGAGACACCTACTCGTTCAAagttttttcattattttttactattttctacatcctagaataatagtgaagacaccaaactatgaaatatcacatggaatcatgtaaacaaaaaaagtgttaaacaaatccaaatatattttagattgttcaaagtagccaccctttgcctctgacagctttgcacactcttggcattctctcaaccagcttcatgaggtagtcacacgGAATGCAATTCAATTAAGACTTgtgaaaagttaatttgtggaatttctttccttaatacatttgagccagtcagttgtgttttgacaaggtagggatggtatacagaagataaccctatttagtaaaagacccactggctctcatgaggactgccacaggaaaggaagacccagagttacctctgctgcagaggataagttcattagagttaccagcctcagaaattgcagcccaaataaatgcttcaaagttcaaataacagacacatctcaacatcaactgttcagaggagatggtgtgaatcaggccttcatggtcaaattgctgtaaagaaaccactactaaaggacaatcagaagagacttgcatgggccaagaaacatgagcaatggacattagaccggtggaaatatgtctgatgagtccaaattttaggtTCCAAacactgtctttgtgagacgcagagtaggtgaacggatgatctagtTGGactacagagtgaaggaaaagcagccaacatgtgctcagcatgtgggaactccttcaagactgttggaaaggtggttgagagaatgccaagtgtccaaagttgtcatcgaggcaaagggtgcctactttgaagaacctcaaatatattttgatttattaaacacttttttggttactgcatgattccatatgtgttatttcatcgttctgatgtcttcactattattctacaatgtagaaaataaagagaaacccttgaatgagtaggtgtctccaaacctttgactggtactgtatatgctcAGAAAACTTGGTGTGCCGTGGGCTACCAATTGGGGAAACCTGCTATAGAAATTACTGGTTCGCATTTGAATACTGGTAACATCACTGTTATTGGGGGTCTTTTGACAAATAACcaacaatattttttttacattaaaaaaaaagtaCAATAGGCCTACAGTTTTTAGTGTGTCATGGTTGGTCTTGTTTTACAGCAAAACATAGAAACAACTGGTATGCATTTACGACTGGTTTCCTTGGGGCTATAGTACACAGAACTCATGATGGCACAAGTCAGCCTATAGTCTACTATAATAAATTGTGGCGCAATGGCCCGGGATTTGCTGCTCAATTCCTAAATGGTTAGTCCAGGTCCAGGCAACATAACATTAAAAAGCCTCTCATTTCCAAACTCTCCGAAAACAGTTAGGCTAGCTAATGCACTTACGTCCTGTGGCATCAGGTGCACTAGTTTGCGTAGTGAGTGACtgtaaatacatttaaataaattaaAGCTAATGTTTTTGTAGCTAAAAGACCAATCTACATGCTTCAGTGCCCTGACATTCCTAACGAACACACATTAACATGGCTATAAAAAGGCTTTTTTTGACAGTTTATCTGGAAATTGGATGAGATTAaacatgttaaagctattttggTCATTATGAAGGCTGGACATACGTTGGTCTCTACAGAGCACGCAATCCAGCCAATGAACGGCTTCAAATTCACACAGCCAAAATTTGCATGGCTGGGTTGAATGGGTTTAAAATCTAAAATCAGCCCATCAAGTGAGAATAATCAGAGAAATGGGTTTGACTGAAATTTTCTTTCCATTTGTACAATGATGTAGACTGGACAGAACCCTCTGGTTTTCCCccacaacacatactgtagttcagtcAGTCTGTGTGATGACTACCACCACTAACGTTAATACAAAATACGATTATTTTAAACAATCAACAATATTAATATACATTTGGCACATTCAGCCCATTTTAATAGATGGGATGACAATGTAGTATTTCCCATGTGGCTCAATTGGTAGAGCAGGGCGCTTGCAAAGGCAGTGTTGTGaatttgattcccacgggggatcACTATGAAAAAGTACATAAAATGTaagcactcactactgtaagtttctCTGGATAAGGGTGTCTGCTATGACTAAAAATGTAAATATTTAGTCATTACTTGATTGCTGGAGGACAAGCGCAGAACAAAGTAATCTCTTGATCGTAGTAGTCACTGATAAAACACTCGCCAGCGCAAAGGAATGTCAAATAGCAGGCCCAACTATGAGCACTCCTGTGTATGATAAAACTTATATAGCCTAAGTGGGTTGGGTGTGTATAATGCCATGAACAGGCTGTGCGTCTGCGTGCACATGCAGTCAGGTAAACCAAGGGAGGAGCACAGAGCAGAAGGAAAGCATTAACCACAGTTAAAAAAGGAGAACTTGAACCAAGTGGCCGTTGGTATCATCAGAACTCACAAGTTACGGCCAGAGTTGGGCAGCAGAAGTTCAAATATGCCCCTACTGTCTCTTTGAAGGCCCAGTGCAAGTCAAAATTCAGATTTTCCTGTGTTTCATACCATATTGTATAAACAGCTGATGAAACAAACACTGTAAAATTGTGAAAAAATGTGATCAgtttatttcctgatagttggtggttgaaaatacaatctacacaggacattataatcagcaggtttgcatggACGGGAGTTTCAGCTTTCAATGGTGACATCACTGTTCGGTAGACTGGTTAATATACCAATAACAAAaactgttccaaacctcttccaataaacagctagttttcccagtcttagcaaaattcttgcttgagaaatagtttttttgctaaaaagctatttttgcCCATTTCAAAATGAGATAAacagctgcattgggcctttaagagTCAAATAAAGGTAATCAACCCTACATCTCATCAGCAGCAGGAGGCGCCAGAGCGCGGCTTCCTGTGCAGGTCCACTGTGTCCGTCGGGATGAGGTGCTCCCCCCGTTCCTCCTGCGCCAGCACTCTCCTCACCGCCTCCTCAAACGCGGCCGCCACGTTGGTCGAGTCCTTGGCGCTCGTCTCAAAGTACGGGTGGCCGCCGTTGTCGCGGCACCACTGGCGGGCGTCCTCACCCGAAACCTGCCTCTCTGGCACATCCAACTTATTACCCAGGATCACAAATGGGAACTTCTCAGGTTCCTTGACATCAGCGTAGTAGGCAAACTCCTTCTTCCAGTTGTTGAGATTGTGGAAGCTCTGGTTGTCATCCACGCTGAAGGTCAGGAGACAACAGTCGGAGCCACGGTAGAAAGGTGTCCGGAGTGAGCGGAAGCGCTCCTGGCCCGCAGTGTCCCAGATTTGGAGCGTCACGGTGTGCCCGTCCACCTCCAGCTCCTTGTTTAGGAACTCCACGCCAATGGTGTGGAAGAGATGCGTGTCAAACTTGTTGGTGACGTAGCGGTTCATGAGGGAGGACTTGCCCACGCCTCCGTCCCCAAGGAGGATCACCTTGAGCAGGGACGACTTGGCTGTCATGGCTGGGCCTGGGCTGAAGGGTTGGTGGAGTAGCTGGCTGGGGGGGGGTCTGGGAAGAGCTGCTGTTACCTGACAAATAGATGACATAGTCATTCAGTTTAATCAATCAACTGATTGATTGCTCTGTTAACAGTCAGAAAAGAAAATAACATGTGACACAGATTAACAAACATAGATTAACAACCTCATCTGTAGTCAGCTAAAGTCAAATCAGTCACAATGTTATACAGTCTAGTAGTTGATATCTTAACCAATGAAGACGTAACATTTTCCTGCCGACATTAACTGTTGTAGGAGCTGTAATATTCTCAGCATGTGTCACATGGACAATGATCAGGTGACCATCTCTTAGAGAATCACATGAGCAAAGCTGTGGCCACAGGCCACACACCACAAGAACGTTTTGTCTGCATAATGCTTGGCTTCAGTGCAGACATGATGCATTAAACACGTGGGGTGAGTTTGGCCGACTGTACAGTACAGCAGACCTAGGCCTAAAACTTAGCTTAGTCTACTACAATACAGCAGCACAGTAGAGTATAGAAAGCATTGTGTAAGGACACAAGAAGAGACAGTGACAGTAATACATTCTTAACACGTCATTTCTTACCGTTATGTATCAGGGCAAACCATAGCCTAATTCAGCACCTGTTAGAAAAAACAGAAGGTATGATGTCAGTTCATCATCGTCATGATATTAACCTATGTGAACATGTCAAAGGTTTCCATGGCGTGCATTTAATGAGGACTTTAAATTCCTGTAATTAGAGTGAATGTCGTTCATTTCAACTCTATTAGTCTGACGGATGTCTGGTATGGGTATTACAATTCCAGGTTGTTGTAGGCCTTGGTTGTTAATACAGTAACACACTGAAGGGTTAAGCAATGACTAACATTGCAGGCTGCTGAGAAAGTAAATACGAATGTTATCCTTTAACAAACAAAGACCCCAATTCGTCCAAGAGACCAGGTGGGTCAACCCACTTGCAATTCTATAAATTATatttcaagtttttttttaaaaagagAAGAAATAGAAAATCCGATCATCCAATTCCTAACATCCCTGTGAGACCAGAGTGACGATTTTAAATGGGGCTCCGACTGTTATCTGGTTGGTGATGAAGGGGTTAGAATGAGTAGAGAAATATGAGCTTATCACCACCTCAATGCCTCTCCATCACATAATCGATCAATGCCTTGTCTCTGATTGAGGTAGTGTTCAGCAGCCACAAATACTGTGACAAACAATGTGCCGTTAAATTGAAATGACTTTCACCACTGACCTTTAGTCAATGGAGTTAACTACTTAAGAAATCTTCTCTAGCCCTCTAGCCATTTCCATAATGATATAATAACATCCAAAAGGGTAGTGAAATGGGCTAATCAGCCCAAATAGGTCAGAGACATAGGTAACAGACGCACATCTTGTTAGTCAAATTGGTTAAAGACTCTGCCTATTGTTAGCTGCCTCAGCCAACTACAGTGAAATTAATGTGCTGGAATATATCTGGACAAGGGAggacactgactgactgcaccTTTGTTATGCTGCCTTTCTGCAGCTGTGgttcacagaaaaacacacacacacacacacagagagagagagagtcatgtgcCCATATCAGCACTGGCTCTCACCAGTCACAAGATTTAAAGGGGAAGTAGGCCTACTGTTCAGGTtcgaattaaataaataaaaaaattgagCATTATCAGCATTGTAATcaatggtgtttttttttttacctttatgtaACTATGGTAATGCTCTATCTATTAAAC
This genomic window from Oncorhynchus nerka isolate Pitt River linkage group LG2, Oner_Uvic_2.0, whole genome shotgun sequence contains:
- the LOC115132976 gene encoding ras-related protein Rab-9A-like, whose amino-acid sequence is MTAKSSLLKVILLGDGGVGKSSLMNRYVTNKFDTHLFHTIGVEFLNKELEVDGHTVTLQIWDTAGQERFRSLRTPFYRGSDCCLLTFSVDDNQSFHNLNNWKKEFAYYADVKEPEKFPFVILGNKLDVPERQVSGEDARQWCRDNGGHPYFETSAKDSTNVAAAFEEAVRRVLAQEERGEHLIPTDTVDLHRKPRSGASCC